A stretch of the Archangium violaceum genome encodes the following:
- a CDS encoding helix-turn-helix domain-containing protein encodes MPGRERGAVSSSRSALLSAIEGIHEDLRAINATLTTIASELTRERETRPASQRTTFNAQLLSLREAARRLGVDRNTTLAKLIRTGQLRTVETSGRIRISAAEVERFAKAGGTSATPPPAPVAPTPPRARKTRQRRRPRPAASPDIRDLDF; translated from the coding sequence GTGCCCGGGCGTGAACGTGGCGCCGTGTCGTCAAGTCGCAGTGCCCTGCTCTCGGCCATCGAGGGCATCCATGAGGATCTCCGGGCAATCAACGCAACCCTCACCACCATCGCCAGCGAACTCACGCGGGAGCGCGAAACCCGCCCTGCGAGCCAGCGCACCACCTTCAACGCGCAGCTCCTCAGCTTGAGAGAGGCCGCTCGACGCCTGGGCGTGGACCGGAACACAACCCTCGCGAAGCTGATCCGCACCGGACAGCTCCGGACAGTGGAGACCAGCGGCAGAATCCGCATCTCTGCCGCCGAGGTCGAGCGGTTCGCGAAAGCGGGCGGCACGAGCGCAACGCCTCCGCCCGCTCCTGTTGCGCCGACGCCGCCCCGAGCCAGGAAGACACGCCAGCGGCGGCGCCCACGCCCCGCAGCGAGCCCCGATATCCGGGACTTGGACTTTTAG
- a CDS encoding trypsin-like peptidase domain-containing protein has product MARVVTRYFLPLLSLLVLLPLVLAPRAGAGQDSLAPWLEARAREHAAWAEDSTQVRSGPMGLWREWASSEPMLPGFVPPTSLAPLIRAVESGVVNINVMGSNPLEGATRTASGSGFILTPDGLVVTNNHVVARGNVAASEIVVRLSDGREFHAEVVGRDASTDVALLRLLGKGVGGLPAVYLGDSDRMEVGDWVVAIGNPFGLDHSVSHGMISAKERVIGVGPFDDFIQTDALINPGNSGGPLFNMRGEVVGVNTAIISEGQGIGFAVPINMVKDLLPNLRKNGQLQKGWLGVVIDEQPLAGARAAVVKEVYRNSPAAQAGIRTGDQVVGVNGKQVDSYQQLLRKVAMLAPGSEAKLTLLREGASQEVVVKLSARPAQEVLAALASPGNLEELGLVLRDITPEVAGPMGLTPYAGVLVSGVLPRSPAARAGLRTGDVVTEVNRRKVKDIAAAKGALERGGSGSLVLLRVQRGTVQQYVALEP; this is encoded by the coding sequence ATGGCCCGTGTCGTGACTCGCTATTTTCTTCCCCTGCTCAGCCTGCTGGTGCTGCTCCCTCTGGTGCTCGCTCCCCGAGCGGGCGCCGGGCAGGACTCGCTGGCTCCCTGGCTCGAGGCCCGTGCGCGGGAGCACGCGGCGTGGGCCGAGGATTCGACCCAGGTGCGCAGCGGCCCGATGGGGCTGTGGCGGGAGTGGGCCTCCAGCGAACCGATGCTGCCGGGCTTCGTGCCGCCCACCTCGCTCGCGCCGCTCATCCGGGCGGTGGAGTCGGGCGTGGTGAACATCAACGTCATGGGCTCCAACCCGCTGGAGGGCGCGACACGCACGGCGAGTGGCTCGGGCTTCATCCTCACCCCGGATGGGCTGGTGGTGACGAACAACCACGTGGTGGCGCGCGGGAACGTGGCGGCGAGCGAGATCGTGGTGCGCCTGTCGGACGGCCGCGAGTTCCACGCCGAGGTGGTCGGTCGTGACGCGTCCACGGACGTGGCGCTGCTGCGGCTCCTGGGCAAGGGCGTGGGTGGATTGCCGGCGGTCTACCTGGGGGATTCGGACAGGATGGAGGTGGGTGACTGGGTGGTGGCCATCGGCAACCCGTTCGGGTTGGACCACTCGGTGTCGCACGGGATGATCTCCGCCAAGGAGCGGGTGATTGGCGTGGGTCCGTTCGACGACTTCATCCAGACGGACGCGCTCATCAACCCGGGCAATTCGGGCGGGCCGCTCTTCAACATGCGCGGCGAGGTGGTGGGCGTGAACACGGCCATCATCAGCGAGGGGCAGGGCATCGGCTTCGCGGTGCCCATCAACATGGTGAAGGATCTGCTGCCCAACCTGCGCAAGAACGGTCAGCTGCAGAAGGGCTGGCTGGGCGTGGTCATCGACGAGCAGCCGCTGGCGGGCGCCCGCGCCGCGGTGGTGAAGGAGGTGTACCGCAACAGCCCGGCGGCTCAGGCGGGCATCCGCACCGGAGATCAGGTGGTGGGGGTGAACGGGAAGCAGGTGGACTCGTACCAGCAGCTGCTGCGCAAGGTGGCGATGCTGGCCCCGGGCTCCGAGGCGAAGCTGACGCTGCTGCGCGAGGGCGCCTCGCAGGAGGTGGTGGTGAAGCTGTCGGCCCGTCCGGCGCAGGAGGTGCTGGCGGCGCTGGCCAGCCCCGGCAACCTGGAGGAGCTCGGCCTGGTGCTTCGTGACATCACCCCCGAGGTGGCGGGGCCCATGGGCCTGACGCCCTACGCGGGGGTGCTGGTGTCGGGCGTGCTTCCACGCAGCCCGGCGGCGCGCGCGGGGCTGCGCACGGGAGACGTGGTGACCGAGGTCAACCGCCGCAAGGTCAAGGACATCGCGGCGGCGAAGGGCGCCCTGGAGCGCGGCGGCTCGGGTTCGTTGGTGCTGCTGCGGGTCCAGCGCGGAACCGTGCAGCAGTACGTCGCGCTGGAGCCCTGA
- a CDS encoding protein kinase domain-containing protein has translation MSSRQTPENPSSGTSPVVFDAGLVSYEFVRSLGQGHHGELVLTRQRYQQGLGGYTVVKRLNRVVRQEDYHRLVEEARLGGQLRHPNIVSVQLLAGTPDEPLLLIEHVEGQALGDLMRLAARAGRPLSEAFACYVTSEVAKGLHHAHSLQDENGRGLAVVHRDVTPQGILVSQHGEVKLLDFGGAWSRLEGRISTEGDSDLGNIAYGSPERAMLEQLDGRSDLFSLGLILLQLLTGRHLLDAVARHEAEMRGRQLRARGDGTPRGPGLAELSPARTTELMKRMRQLSPQQVEEATRSLNEGLRAILHQVLAPRREDRYSTGAELAQALRDYLWNAGQRYGALELVREVSTLTREALEALEEPQEPSDPSRKRGRGAPRGRRGGSGKES, from the coding sequence ATGTCGAGTCGGCAGACCCCTGAAAATCCCTCGAGCGGGACCTCCCCGGTGGTGTTCGACGCCGGGCTGGTGAGTTACGAGTTCGTGCGCTCGTTGGGCCAGGGCCATCATGGGGAGTTGGTGCTGACGCGCCAGCGCTACCAGCAGGGATTGGGAGGCTACACCGTGGTGAAGCGGCTCAACCGCGTGGTGCGCCAGGAGGACTACCACCGTCTGGTGGAGGAGGCGCGCCTGGGCGGCCAGTTGCGCCACCCCAACATCGTCTCCGTGCAGCTGCTCGCGGGCACGCCGGACGAGCCGCTGCTCCTCATCGAGCACGTCGAGGGGCAGGCCCTGGGTGACTTGATGCGTCTGGCGGCGAGGGCGGGCCGTCCCCTGTCGGAGGCGTTCGCCTGCTATGTGACCTCCGAGGTCGCGAAGGGGCTCCACCACGCGCACTCCCTGCAGGATGAGAACGGGCGGGGCCTGGCCGTCGTCCACCGGGACGTGACTCCCCAGGGCATCCTCGTGAGCCAGCACGGCGAGGTGAAGCTGCTGGACTTCGGGGGGGCCTGGTCCCGGCTCGAGGGCCGCATCTCCACCGAGGGGGACTCCGATCTGGGCAACATCGCCTACGGCTCTCCCGAGCGGGCCATGCTGGAGCAGCTGGATGGGCGCTCGGATCTGTTCTCGCTGGGGCTCATCCTGTTGCAGCTCCTCACGGGTCGGCACCTGCTGGACGCCGTGGCGCGCCACGAGGCCGAGATGCGCGGCCGCCAGTTGCGCGCGCGGGGGGACGGGACGCCGCGCGGGCCGGGTCTCGCGGAGCTGAGCCCCGCGCGCACCACGGAGTTGATGAAGCGCATGCGCCAGCTGAGTCCCCAGCAGGTCGAGGAGGCGACCCGTTCGCTGAACGAAGGGCTGAGGGCCATCCTCCACCAGGTGCTCGCGCCGCGGCGGGAGGACCGTTACTCCACGGGAGCGGAGCTGGCCCAGGCGCTTCGCGACTACCTGTGGAACGCCGGCCAGCGGTACGGGGCCCTCGAGTTGGTGCGGGAGGTCTCCACCCTGACCCGGGAGGCTCTGGAGGCGCTGGAGGAGCCCCAGGAACCCTCCGACCCCTCCCGGAAGCGGGGGCGGGGGGCTCCGCGGGGCCGGAGGGGAGGGTCTGGAAAGGAGTCCTGA
- a CDS encoding Glu/Leu/Phe/Val family dehydrogenase: MASEENFMRAPAPTPKRTVYTEAMEIFHRAADLIGLDKRVRLELEEPDYEHIFYVTAKLKDRLVPLAPEQARDFSDLQVTQVRNPEGMERLADGKIILNGRALLGSDVSIRRGHLRLPDGNVYQLVPGESQRFKAYRVQHNQARGPYKGGIRYHREVSLDLFKALAAEMTWKTAISEVPFGGGKGGLQIDPRSYGKEEMENITLRFMYKLKSLIGPNIDIPAPDVGTNGDIMALMYRQYSDGEREKHNMRGIVTGKDVRIGGSEGRAAATGQGVAFCIEDYYAEKGETLKGKSFILQGFGNVGSHGAAILQRMGARLLAVNDADGTIYNGDGIDVPSLLAYVQDPKNLRRSVLGYPGAQRIEKKDFWEVQADICIPAALGGEITADIAERLKVKLIAEGANGPTTPEADRVLQKRGIDMIPDIIANAGGVTVSYYEWIQNKRMERWSEAEVNQRLEHAMKRNYRIIRDIARNQARRSDTHDSRPYCIGKEVDPRCAAMILALKRIEAHYLLEGFSQ; the protein is encoded by the coding sequence ATGGCAAGCGAAGAGAATTTCATGCGCGCCCCGGCCCCGACGCCCAAGCGCACCGTTTACACGGAGGCGATGGAGATCTTCCATCGCGCCGCCGACCTCATCGGTCTGGACAAGCGCGTTCGGCTCGAGCTCGAGGAGCCCGACTACGAGCACATCTTCTACGTCACCGCGAAGCTGAAGGACCGCCTCGTCCCGCTTGCTCCCGAACAAGCGCGCGACTTCTCGGACCTCCAGGTCACCCAGGTCCGCAACCCCGAGGGCATGGAGCGTCTGGCCGACGGGAAGATCATCCTCAATGGCCGCGCCCTCCTGGGCTCGGACGTCTCCATCCGCCGCGGCCACCTGCGCCTGCCCGACGGCAACGTGTACCAGCTCGTCCCCGGTGAGTCGCAGCGCTTCAAGGCCTACCGCGTCCAGCACAACCAGGCCCGCGGCCCCTACAAGGGCGGCATCCGCTATCACCGCGAGGTCTCCCTGGATCTCTTCAAGGCGCTCGCCGCGGAGATGACCTGGAAGACCGCCATCTCCGAGGTCCCATTTGGCGGCGGCAAGGGTGGCCTCCAGATCGATCCCCGCTCGTACGGCAAGGAGGAGATGGAGAACATCACCCTGCGCTTCATGTACAAGCTCAAGAGCCTGATCGGCCCCAACATCGACATCCCCGCCCCCGACGTGGGGACCAATGGGGACATCATGGCGCTCATGTACCGCCAGTACTCGGACGGCGAGCGCGAGAAGCACAACATGCGCGGCATCGTCACCGGCAAGGACGTGCGCATCGGCGGCTCCGAGGGCCGTGCGGCCGCCACCGGCCAGGGCGTGGCCTTCTGCATCGAGGACTACTACGCCGAGAAGGGTGAGACCCTGAAGGGCAAGTCCTTCATCCTCCAGGGCTTCGGCAACGTGGGCAGCCACGGTGCCGCCATCCTCCAGCGGATGGGCGCCCGCCTGCTCGCGGTCAACGACGCCGACGGCACCATCTACAACGGCGACGGCATCGACGTGCCCTCGTTGCTGGCCTACGTCCAGGATCCGAAGAACCTGCGCCGCAGCGTGCTCGGGTACCCCGGCGCCCAGCGCATCGAGAAGAAGGACTTCTGGGAAGTCCAGGCAGACATCTGCATCCCGGCGGCCCTCGGCGGAGAGATCACCGCCGACATCGCCGAGCGCCTCAAGGTGAAGCTGATCGCCGAGGGCGCCAACGGCCCCACCACGCCCGAGGCCGATCGCGTCCTGCAGAAGCGCGGCATCGACATGATCCCCGACATCATCGCCAACGCTGGCGGTGTGACGGTGAGCTACTACGAGTGGATCCAGAACAAGCGCATGGAGCGCTGGAGCGAGGCCGAGGTCAACCAGCGCCTCGAGCACGCGATGAAGCGCAACTACCGCATCATCCGTGACATCGCGCGCAACCAGGCCCGCCGCTCGGACACGCACGACAGCCGTCCGTACTGCATCGGCAAGGAAGTGGATCCCCGCTGCGCCGCGATGATCCTCGCGCTCAAGCGCATCGAGGCCCACTACCTCCTCGAGGGCTTCTCCCAGTAG
- a CDS encoding PilZ domain-containing protein: protein MAAPCSFPVTFHPPRRHSLAPQAQVRERRSHLRFDKVFTIYLSTEGGLSRGIGRNISAQGMFVETREHLSLGERVKVTFAGEDGTEMTCLCEVRYQVALSYGRKDGREGNSRGVGLRIVAYEVQEDQPLLLVARERVMH, encoded by the coding sequence ATGGCCGCACCATGTAGTTTCCCCGTCACCTTCCACCCACCCCGGAGGCATTCGTTGGCACCACAGGCCCAGGTCCGAGAGCGTCGCTCCCATCTGCGTTTCGACAAGGTCTTCACCATCTATCTCTCCACGGAGGGGGGATTGAGCCGGGGCATCGGACGCAACATCAGCGCCCAGGGCATGTTCGTGGAGACGCGGGAGCACCTGTCGCTGGGCGAGCGGGTGAAGGTGACATTCGCCGGAGAGGACGGCACGGAGATGACGTGCCTGTGTGAGGTGCGCTACCAGGTGGCGCTCTCGTACGGACGCAAGGACGGGCGCGAGGGCAACAGCCGCGGCGTGGGCCTGCGCATCGTCGCCTACGAGGTGCAGGAGGATCAGCCGCTGCTGCTGGTGGCGCGCGAGCGCGTCATGCACTGA
- a CDS encoding nucleotide exchange factor GrpE has product MNGNPRTDGPSQENQATEAATAAAAPETSTEQQQETQAPEAAPAVDPERERLESELNAARRRVDQLARAYQDLERDREEFKQRLTRERERMMDVERGNVATLLLEAVDELDRCLSMSGGDVSSPLAQGVKMIRDGLLSKLQQSGIERLQVVGLPYNPNTAEATDMEITTSPDEDQKVVAEVRAGYRLKERIIRPARVKVAKYVAPAQA; this is encoded by the coding sequence ATGAACGGCAACCCCCGGACAGACGGTCCGTCCCAGGAGAATCAGGCTACGGAGGCCGCCACGGCCGCCGCCGCACCCGAGACGTCCACCGAGCAGCAGCAGGAGACGCAGGCCCCGGAGGCCGCCCCCGCGGTGGATCCCGAGCGGGAGCGGCTGGAGTCGGAGCTGAACGCGGCCCGGCGCCGCGTGGATCAGCTGGCGCGCGCCTACCAGGACCTGGAGAGGGACCGCGAGGAGTTCAAGCAGCGTCTCACGCGCGAGCGCGAGCGGATGATGGACGTGGAGCGGGGCAACGTGGCCACCCTGTTGCTGGAGGCGGTGGACGAGCTGGACCGCTGCCTGTCCATGAGCGGAGGAGACGTGTCGTCGCCGCTGGCCCAGGGCGTCAAGATGATCCGCGACGGGCTGCTGTCGAAGCTGCAGCAGTCGGGCATCGAGCGCCTCCAGGTGGTGGGTCTGCCGTACAACCCCAACACGGCCGAGGCCACGGACATGGAGATCACCACCAGTCCCGATGAGGATCAGAAGGTGGTGGCGGAGGTCAGGGCGGGCTATCGGCTGAAGGAGCGGATCATCCGTCCGGCGCGCGTGAAGGTGGCCAAGTACGTCGCCCCCGCGCAGGCCTGA
- the ftsH gene encoding ATP-dependent zinc metalloprotease FtsH: protein MGPRGKKQEKPSPPTNKGFRFGSPMGYILLLVLGFMLFRNVFDDAGVNRVSYSAFREAIQEDRFSRVQLSPDWVKGFLKENAAPQGSDTPTTGAGPLRSEPSALPWLAYRVQGDDELVPLLEEKGLQYEAVPQSNFADVLWVWLVPLGLAFLFWSFMMRRMAGGIGQGPQSVMSFGKTRAKVQAEADTGVGFKDVAGVDEAVDELREIVEFLKTPEKFRRLGGRIPKGVLLVGPPGTGKTLLARAVAGEAGVPFFSLSGSEFVEMFVGVGAARVRDLFAQATAKAPCIIFIDELDAIGKSRNAGVAGGHDEREQTLNQLLAEMDGFDSRAGLIILAATNRPEILDSALMRPGRFDRQVLVDRPDKRGRERVLEIHSRGVKLGPDVDLKSIASRTPGFVGADLANVVNEAALLAARRNRDAVMRADFEEAIERVVAGLEKKNRRMNEREKEIVAHHEAGHAVVGWMLPHAERVTKVSIIPRGIAALGYTMSLPLEDRYLMSFDELRDKMASMMGGRAAEEIFIGEVSTGASNDLKQATEIAKLMVRDYGMSTLGPVALGSEQQAFLRSAGGPEMRTYSEQTARMVDEEIRKMVTEALERARNVLTTHRDKVEALAARLLATEVIEEDEIRRILGPKATAVRGLLHPEARQVISAHPAGGEEPPPPGVQHADGKLPDA, encoded by the coding sequence ATGGGCCCGCGCGGGAAGAAGCAGGAAAAGCCTTCGCCTCCCACGAACAAGGGTTTTCGGTTCGGCTCTCCGATGGGCTACATCCTTCTGCTCGTCCTGGGCTTCATGCTCTTCCGCAACGTCTTCGATGACGCGGGTGTGAACCGGGTGAGCTACAGCGCGTTCCGCGAGGCCATCCAGGAGGACAGGTTCTCCCGGGTGCAGCTCTCGCCGGACTGGGTGAAGGGGTTCCTCAAGGAGAACGCAGCGCCCCAGGGTTCGGACACCCCCACGACGGGCGCTGGACCCCTGCGCAGCGAGCCGAGCGCGCTGCCGTGGCTGGCCTACCGCGTCCAGGGGGACGACGAGCTGGTCCCGTTGCTGGAGGAGAAGGGCCTCCAGTACGAGGCGGTGCCCCAGTCCAACTTCGCCGATGTGCTCTGGGTGTGGCTCGTGCCCCTGGGCCTCGCCTTCCTCTTCTGGAGCTTCATGATGCGGCGGATGGCCGGCGGAATCGGCCAGGGTCCGCAGAGCGTGATGAGCTTCGGGAAGACGCGCGCCAAGGTGCAGGCCGAGGCCGACACCGGCGTGGGCTTCAAGGACGTGGCGGGCGTGGACGAGGCCGTCGACGAGCTGAGGGAGATCGTCGAGTTCCTCAAGACACCGGAGAAGTTCCGCCGGCTGGGAGGCCGCATCCCCAAGGGCGTGCTGCTGGTGGGCCCTCCGGGTACGGGCAAGACGCTGCTGGCTCGCGCGGTGGCGGGAGAGGCGGGCGTGCCCTTCTTCAGCCTCTCTGGCTCCGAGTTCGTGGAGATGTTCGTCGGCGTGGGCGCCGCCCGTGTGCGGGATCTGTTCGCCCAGGCGACGGCCAAGGCGCCGTGCATCATCTTCATCGACGAGCTGGATGCCATCGGTAAGAGCCGCAACGCGGGTGTCGCCGGTGGCCATGACGAGCGCGAGCAGACGCTCAACCAGCTCCTCGCGGAGATGGACGGCTTCGACAGCCGCGCCGGCCTCATCATCCTGGCGGCCACCAACCGTCCGGAGATCCTGGACAGCGCGCTCATGCGTCCGGGCCGCTTCGACCGGCAGGTGCTGGTGGACCGGCCGGACAAGCGTGGCCGCGAGCGGGTGCTGGAGATCCACTCCCGTGGCGTGAAGCTGGGGCCGGACGTGGACCTCAAGTCCATTGCCTCGCGCACCCCGGGCTTCGTGGGCGCGGACCTGGCCAACGTGGTGAACGAGGCGGCCCTGCTCGCCGCGCGCCGCAACCGCGACGCCGTCATGCGCGCGGACTTCGAGGAGGCCATCGAGCGCGTGGTGGCCGGTCTGGAGAAGAAGAACCGCCGGATGAACGAGCGCGAGAAGGAGATCGTCGCGCACCACGAGGCCGGCCATGCGGTGGTGGGTTGGATGCTGCCGCACGCCGAGCGCGTGACGAAGGTGTCCATCATCCCCCGCGGCATCGCCGCGCTGGGTTACACCATGTCCCTGCCGCTCGAGGACCGCTACCTCATGTCCTTCGACGAGCTGCGCGACAAGATGGCCTCGATGATGGGCGGGCGCGCCGCCGAGGAGATCTTCATCGGCGAGGTCTCCACCGGTGCCTCCAACGACCTGAAGCAGGCCACGGAGATCGCCAAGCTGATGGTGCGCGACTACGGCATGAGCACGCTGGGCCCGGTGGCGCTGGGCTCCGAACAGCAGGCCTTCCTGCGCTCGGCCGGCGGTCCGGAGATGCGCACCTACTCGGAGCAGACGGCGCGGATGGTGGACGAGGAGATCCGCAAGATGGTGACCGAGGCGCTCGAACGGGCCCGCAACGTGCTCACCACCCACCGCGACAAGGTGGAGGCGCTCGCCGCGCGGCTGCTCGCCACCGAGGTGATCGAAGAGGATGAGATCCGCCGCATCCTCGGGCCCAAGGCCACCGCGGTACGGGGGCTGCTGCACCCCGAGGCCCGCCAGGTCATCTCCGCGCACCCGGCCGGCGGCGAGGAGCCTCCTCCGCCCGGTGTCCAGCACGCCGACGGGAAGCTCCCGGATGCCTGA
- a CDS encoding DUF6066 family protein — MRRLFLAALLLLPAFALADVDPRFARMRDQAEPLGSLATFLDKYIGECSGLFVRPSCRSDAEEFRKKYENKRLYMIVGEEAATMLSPGPYQPGSGNYAIQLTPYFPGGSYALTQGVPTQVDSAGNPLLPWMRLSGTTREGWAATDFLRLFSTRQIRAQIIFTPQGVWSLPRRGGGMQYGVGARLEAILLSHARTGEQLGLWFADDPAGSGKKGRKK; from the coding sequence GTGAGACGACTCTTCCTGGCCGCCCTGCTCCTGCTGCCCGCGTTCGCCCTGGCGGACGTGGATCCGCGCTTCGCCCGGATGCGGGATCAGGCCGAGCCCCTGGGTAGCCTGGCGACCTTCCTGGACAAGTACATTGGCGAGTGTTCCGGCCTGTTCGTCCGCCCGTCCTGCCGGAGCGACGCCGAGGAGTTTCGCAAGAAGTACGAAAACAAGCGGCTCTACATGATCGTCGGAGAGGAGGCGGCGACCATGCTCAGTCCGGGCCCGTACCAGCCCGGCAGCGGCAACTACGCCATCCAACTCACCCCGTACTTCCCCGGGGGCTCCTATGCCCTGACGCAGGGAGTCCCCACGCAGGTGGACTCGGCGGGCAACCCGCTGCTGCCCTGGATGCGCCTGTCTGGCACCACCCGCGAGGGCTGGGCCGCCACCGACTTCCTGCGCCTCTTCTCCACCCGGCAGATCCGGGCGCAGATCATCTTCACGCCCCAGGGAGTGTGGAGCCTGCCGCGCCGGGGAGGGGGCATGCAGTACGGCGTCGGAGCCCGCCTGGAGGCGATTCTCCTGTCGCACGCGCGCACGGGCGAGCAGCTCGGCCTGTGGTTCGCCGATGACCCCGCCGGGAGCGGCAAGAAGGGGCGGAAGAAGTAG
- a CDS encoding helix-turn-helix transcriptional regulator gives MSHPRGLASTIGTAARAARVRANLTQEDVAERVGLATEVYGRLERGGMLPSVPTLKKLCEVLHIPSDILLGLTPAQENFWTQTQETPAQPVEEPAEIRRLLRNLRKLEPAELRLLSIMAAGLLRLRPLRHGRSPHDAP, from the coding sequence ATGTCACACCCACGAGGACTGGCATCGACCATCGGGACCGCGGCCCGAGCGGCTCGGGTCCGGGCCAATCTCACCCAGGAGGACGTGGCCGAGCGGGTGGGACTCGCCACCGAGGTGTACGGCCGGCTGGAGCGCGGCGGGATGCTGCCCAGCGTGCCCACGCTCAAGAAGCTGTGCGAGGTCCTGCACATCCCCTCGGACATCCTGCTGGGGCTCACCCCCGCGCAGGAGAACTTCTGGACGCAGACGCAGGAGACCCCGGCCCAGCCCGTCGAGGAGCCCGCGGAGATCCGCCGGCTGCTGCGCAACTTGAGGAAGCTGGAGCCCGCCGAGCTCCGCCTGCTCAGCATCATGGCCGCGGGACTCCTGCGCCTGAGGCCGCTGCGGCACGGCCGTTCCCCCCATGACGCCCCCTAG
- a CDS encoding cytochrome c-type biogenesis protein has translation MTAALLSLTLFLASGQFAPQQAGSEPLAPPLEARVQTLAKELRCAVCQGLSVADSPSSMARAQLDKVRELVSQGKSDQEIRDFFVARYGEWVLLQPKAEGVNLLVWLGPVALLLGGAWVIARQVRREPEPASPRAASAPAAASTSQDDSVDPYLAAVRRELDQ, from the coding sequence ATGACCGCAGCCCTCCTTTCGCTCACCCTCTTTCTCGCCTCGGGCCAGTTCGCGCCCCAACAGGCCGGGAGTGAACCCCTCGCGCCGCCCCTGGAGGCCCGCGTGCAGACGCTCGCCAAGGAGCTGCGCTGCGCCGTGTGCCAGGGCCTGTCCGTCGCGGACAGCCCCTCCTCCATGGCCCGGGCCCAGCTCGACAAGGTGCGCGAGCTGGTGTCCCAGGGGAAGTCGGACCAGGAGATCCGTGACTTCTTCGTGGCCCGCTACGGCGAGTGGGTGTTGCTCCAGCCCAAGGCCGAGGGAGTGAACCTGCTCGTGTGGCTCGGCCCGGTGGCGCTGCTGCTGGGTGGCGCCTGGGTCATCGCCCGCCAGGTGCGGCGCGAGCCCGAGCCCGCCTCCCCGCGGGCCGCCTCCGCGCCCGCGGCGGCTAGCACCTCCCAGGACGATTCCGTGGACCCGTACCTCGCGGCCGTGCGCCGGGAGCTGGATCAATGA
- a CDS encoding RNA polymerase sigma factor region1.1 domain-containing protein: protein MENRIGKSYTARKALFAKGLREGRLTMQEIEKALPAGTLTAAERWLLYYSLRAAQVEIIDEVTGQVDHGFMAEQPATPAEH, encoded by the coding sequence GTGGAGAACAGAATCGGAAAGAGCTATACGGCGCGCAAGGCCCTGTTCGCCAAGGGACTGCGTGAGGGCCGTCTCACGATGCAGGAGATCGAGAAGGCCCTGCCGGCCGGGACACTCACGGCGGCCGAGCGGTGGCTGCTCTACTACTCGCTCCGGGCCGCCCAGGTGGAGATCATCGACGAGGTGACCGGGCAGGTGGATCACGGCTTCATGGCCGAGCAGCCCGCCACTCCCGCGGAGCACTAG
- a CDS encoding (deoxy)nucleoside triphosphate pyrophosphohydrolase yields the protein MARRHIRVVGAMLQNAEGRYLITQRPPKATLPLLWEFPGGRVEEGESDEQALAREIREEMGVEVVVMDQALHTHHEYPTYDIDFRVYRCRLSSPESAIHHLRVHDHRWVTLEEMSKYQFPDADAKTLAKLLGLEA from the coding sequence ATGGCTCGCCGTCACATCCGCGTCGTCGGCGCGATGCTGCAGAACGCCGAGGGGCGCTACCTCATCACCCAGCGTCCGCCCAAGGCGACGTTGCCGCTGCTGTGGGAGTTCCCTGGAGGTCGCGTCGAGGAAGGGGAGTCGGACGAGCAGGCGCTCGCCCGGGAGATCCGCGAGGAGATGGGCGTGGAGGTGGTGGTGATGGATCAGGCCCTCCATACCCACCACGAGTATCCCACCTACGACATCGACTTCCGCGTCTACCGCTGTCGGCTCTCCAGTCCCGAGTCGGCCATCCATCACCTGCGCGTGCACGATCATCGTTGGGTGACGCTGGAGGAGATGTCGAAGTACCAGTTCCCCGACGCGGACGCGAAGACGCTCGCCAAGCTCTTGGGTCTGGAAGCCTGA